A stretch of DNA from Bacillus alveayuensis:
TTTGATCTTCACAATGGTCAAATCGAAAATGCGATTGAGCTCGTTTTGCATGATCCACACATCCATTTATTGGGTATTCATTGCCATATCGGATCGCAAATTTTCGAAACGAAAGGATTTGTGCTTGCTACAGAAAAAATATTCCGAAAAATAGCGGAATGGAAAGAGCGTTATTCGTTTACTCCTAACGTATTAAATTTAGGCGGGGGCTTTGGAATCCGCTATACGAAAGATGATGATCCACTCCCGATGAAAGTATATGTTGAAAAAATGGTGGAAGTGGTCAAAGAACATTCTCAACAGCTAAATATTGACTTGCCAGAAATATGGATTGAACCAGGTCGTTCATTAGTTGGAGATGCTGGTACGACATTATATACAATCGGCTCGCAAAAAAATGTACCGGACATACGGAAATATTTAGCCATTGATGGCGGGATGAGCGACAATATTCGTCCGGCCCTTTATCAAGCGAAATATGAGGCCGTATTAGCAAACCGTTTGAATGATAAACCGAATGAAACCGTATCGATAGCGGGAAAATGCTGTGAAAGTGGCGATATGCTTATTTGGGATTTGCCACTTCCGGAAGCGAAAACCGGTGATATTTTAGCTGTTTTCTGTACAGGGGCATACGGTTATTCGATGGCTAATAATTACAATCGTATTTGTCGTCCGGCAGTTGTTTTTGTTGAAAATGGAGAAGCTAAGCTTGTTATTCGCAGAGAAAGCTATGAAGACCTCGTTCACTTGGATTTGCCACTCCATACAGAAATGCTTGCAAGTGCAAAGTAATTTATAAATCATCGTATTTTTTTCAAATTATAAAGGGCGAGAATCGTTGTAGATTTCTCGCCTTTTTCGCTTATATTATTCTTATATTATTTTTGAAAAATAGATACGATTGCCTCCCATAGCGATTTGAAGAAGTCTTGTAATTGTTGAAGGAAATTTTGGCCTTCCTCTGATTGTAAAAACTTTGATATTTTGTCCTTTGCTTTCGATAATTGATCTCCTACTTGATTCCAATCAATATTTAAATCCATTAAATCATTGAACAATACAATTAAATTGTTGATATCATCATCAGATAATGTAATATTTAAGTCTTTTGCTGCTTGTTGAATCATTTCTTTTAATTCTTGGTCATTTTGAGGGAATCCGTTTTCCGCTATTTGCTCTTTCACTTTTGCCATCAAAGCAGATGCATTTTCAGGCCCGATTTTATCTCCTAACTTTGCTGTTTCCACAAGTTCTTTATTCGCCATTTGCTTGACTTCTTCTGGAATCGTCTCATCTGTCGAAATTTCATATGCTTTCATTAATCCTGTGAGAGCAGCCGTACCTGAAACATCAAAGGGAGCGGTTACGTATATACTTGCATCTTTGACACCTGCTGTCATTAAAGCGTTTAAATACATTTCATCAGTTACCCAATTAATATGATTCGTTTTTACTTCCAATCCAGAGCCTTTTTCTTCAATGGTAATTTTCGATGAGGAAATCGCTCTTGTACCAATTTGCGCTTTGGAAATATACTTTCCTAAATATTGATGCTCCTCTTCATTTGTTACCGTTACAATTTGCGCCTTTTCTGGTGCATTCATTTCCTTTAGCAAGTCATGTTTTTGTTGTTCCGTTAAGTCATTTCCTAATGTAATCATCACGTCGCCAACCGCTGTATCTGCTAAACTTGTCGTTGGAAATAAAAACAAACAAATCGAAAGTAGGGATAATATCAACTTTTTCATACTTTTTCCTCCTAATGTAAAAGCACTTTCCTATTTTATTAAGGTTATACCCTTTTATAGACGAATGAGAAAAGCAAATCGTTTCATATCATGAAGATGATCAACAGACTTTGTAAGAATAGAGTAAATAATTTTTTTATGATAAGCAATATGTATGCTATGATTAAAA
This window harbors:
- a CDS encoding diaminopimelate decarboxylase (product_source=KO:K01586; cath_funfam=2.40.37.10,3.20.20.10; cog=COG0019; ko=KO:K01586; pfam=PF00278,PF02784; superfamily=51419; tigrfam=TIGR01048); this translates as MYLHGTSRVNEKGHLEIGGVDTVDLVEQYGTPLYVYDVALIRKRAREFKNTFEELGIKAQVAYASKAFSSIAIVQLAHEEGLSLDVVSGGELYTALKAGFPPNKIHFHGNNKSVEEITMALEAKIGCIVVDNFHEIDLLKELTKQLSQKVDILLRVTPGVEAHTHDYITTGQEDSKFGFDLHNGQIENAIELVLHDPHIHLLGIHCHIGSQIFETKGFVLATEKIFRKIAEWKERYSFTPNVLNLGGGFGIRYTKDDDPLPMKVYVEKMVEVVKEHSQQLNIDLPEIWIEPGRSLVGDAGTTLYTIGSQKNVPDIRKYLAIDGGMSDNIRPALYQAKYEAVLANRLNDKPNETVSIAGKCCESGDMLIWDLPLPEAKTGDILAVFCTGAYGYSMANNYNRICRPAVVFVENGEAKLVIRRESYEDLVHLDLPLHTEMLASAK
- a CDS encoding uncharacterized protein YpuA (DUF1002 family) (product_source=COG4086; cath_funfam=1.10.238.10; cleavage_site_network=SignalP-noTM; cog=COG4086; pfam=PF06207; superfamily=47473; transmembrane_helix_parts=Inside_1_4,TMhelix_5_27,Outside_28_289); this translates as MKKLILSLLSICLFLFPTTSLADTAVGDVMITLGNDLTEQQKHDLLKEMNAPEKAQIVTVTNEEEHQYLGKYISKAQIGTRAISSSKITIEEKGSGLEVKTNHINWVTDEMYLNALMTAGVKDASIYVTAPFDVSGTAALTGLMKAYEISTDETIPEEVKQMANKELVETAKLGDKIGPENASALMAKVKEQIAENGFPQNDQELKEMIQQAAKDLNITLSDDDINNLIVLFNDLMDLNIDWNQVGDQLSKAKDKISKFLQSEEGQNFLQQLQDFFKSLWEAIVSIFQK